The Henckelia pumila isolate YLH828 chromosome 2, ASM3356847v2, whole genome shotgun sequence genome includes a window with the following:
- the LOC140877891 gene encoding uncharacterized protein, protein MSTESPKSQIPSDGSKIKTSSGPTGSITPLSGGDLNSFEITVHRLNGRNYLQWAQSVKIVVCARGKLGHLTGDLPAPASSDPSYTTWLSKNSIVLAWLVNSMEPQISHRYLWFNTNKEVWDAAKKMYSDLGNTSQVFEIRSKLKEIKQGSNSVTQYFSDLQDLWKELDLFLEDTKTCTKCSPKIRLNLEKERVFEFLVGLNHDLDDVQGRLVARDSFSIT, encoded by the coding sequence ATGTCAACTGAATCGCCCAAATCTCAGATCCCATCCGATGGATCCAAGATCAAAACATCCTCTGGGCCAACTGGGTCTATTACTCCTCTTTCAGGGGGTGACCTCAATTCATTCGAAATTACAGTCCATCGCCTCAATGGCCGCAACTATCTTCAGTGGGCACAATCGGTCAAGATTGTGGTTTGTGCCCGTGGAAAATTAGGGCATTTAACAGGAGATCTCCCTGCCCCAGCCTCCTCTGACCCATCTTATACAACTTGGTTGTCCAAAAACTCCATTGTTCTTGCTTGGCTCGTGAATTCCATGGAGCCTCAAATTAGCCATCGCTACTTGTGGTTCAACACGAATAAAGAGGTTTGGGATGCTGCTAAGAAAATGTACTCCGACCTCGGAAATACCTCTCAAGTATTTGAAATTCGGTCCAAGTTGAAGGAAATAAAACAGGGCTCTAACTCAGTCACACAGTACTTCTCTGATTTGCAGGATTTATGGAAAGAATTAGATCTTTTTCTTGAGGACACGAAGACGTGTACTAAATGCAGCCCGAAAATCAGGCTTAATCTGGAAAAGGAAAGGGTTTTTGAGTTCCTCGTGGGCCTCAACCACGATCTGGACGATGTCCAAGGGAGGCTGGTTGCACGTGACTCTTTTTCCATCACCTGA